A single Leptolyngbya ohadii IS1 DNA region contains:
- a CDS encoding septal ring lytic transglycosylase RlpA family protein, protein MNHKILSGLTAATLLVTTLGLVPFSQITQQPAVADETSEADVPTTASLSQEASVLTPTDVPNSEAVAPEQVAVKVGEYQSQETRVDNAAIASIYAHEQDGRQAATVYVRNIPVLTFLDSSSVDSPGQSAASNPAANSSGAEQSGVKVASVQSQHETSTSSGSQNPQIAHAAAKADGSAEVSVNPSDPVWRATTIAARLNQLYRDNFNATELTAAWDGDRQRYEIRAGNEELVEIGDSAILPDTTNNPAEDVLQATNRLRRQISNAPPVDTISGDPRTRVSRISFGSIQMAFSGMASWYGPGFNGNRSASGEVFNQEALTAAHPSLPFGTQVRVTNMDTGLSVVVRINDRGPYSHGRVIDLSAGAARVIGLMSSGVAPVSLQVLGVATASNR, encoded by the coding sequence ATGAACCATAAAATTTTGAGCGGTCTGACTGCCGCTACCCTGTTGGTAACCACGCTAGGACTTGTTCCCTTCAGCCAAATTACTCAACAGCCTGCGGTTGCAGACGAAACCTCAGAAGCCGATGTTCCTACAACAGCATCGTTGTCTCAGGAGGCATCTGTTTTAACCCCGACCGACGTTCCGAATTCTGAAGCAGTTGCTCCAGAGCAGGTCGCAGTCAAAGTTGGGGAGTACCAGTCCCAGGAAACCCGTGTGGATAATGCAGCAATTGCCAGCATTTACGCGCACGAGCAGGACGGACGACAAGCGGCTACAGTCTATGTTCGCAATATCCCTGTCCTCACGTTCCTGGATTCGAGTTCGGTGGATTCGCCCGGTCAGTCAGCAGCCTCTAATCCGGCAGCTAATTCCTCTGGAGCCGAGCAATCTGGAGTCAAAGTTGCGAGTGTCCAAAGCCAGCACGAGACTTCTACAAGCTCTGGTTCCCAGAATCCTCAAATTGCCCATGCCGCTGCAAAGGCAGATGGATCGGCTGAGGTTTCAGTGAATCCCAGCGATCCGGTTTGGCGGGCAACTACGATCGCCGCACGGCTCAATCAGCTTTATCGGGATAACTTCAACGCCACTGAATTGACCGCTGCCTGGGATGGCGATCGGCAGCGCTACGAGATTCGGGCAGGCAATGAAGAACTGGTTGAAATCGGCGATAGCGCAATTTTGCCCGACACCACCAACAATCCTGCGGAAGACGTCCTCCAGGCAACGAACCGTCTCCGCCGTCAGATTAGCAACGCCCCGCCAGTGGACACCATTTCTGGAGATCCGCGCACACGAGTTAGCCGGATTTCCTTTGGCTCAATCCAAATGGCGTTTTCCGGAATGGCATCCTGGTATGGTCCTGGCTTCAATGGCAACCGCAGTGCCAGCGGTGAAGTTTTCAACCAGGAAGCCCTGACCGCAGCCCATCCTTCCTTACCATTTGGAACGCAGGTGCGCGTCACCAACATGGATACCGGACTCTCGGTCGTGGTTCGGATTAACGATCGCGGTCCCTACTCTCACGGTCGCGTAATTGACCTTTCAGCGGGAGCTGCACGGGTCATCGGGCTGATGAGTTCAGGCGTGGCTCCGGTTAGCCTCCAGGTACTCGGCGTCGCAACCGCCTCAAATCGATAG
- a CDS encoding tetratricopeptide repeat protein has product MSQPVYAQALIPHFVQIDDKQLEQEGLSLAQEAAQLAQFQQYGLALSRAQLATQLVPQNAQIWALLGSLHLQLEEPEPAIAALLKARTLDPRNAAVLFAIGSAYFQQENYRSAVQYFQSGLRLRPNTAGARFDLGNAYYKLKQYDQAIAEYRKAVDLEAEFWPAINNIGLVLYERGDVAGAVQEWQRAIAIDANQAEPQLALAVALLAQGQTDQAVQKAEAALRLDDRYANPDFLQENLWGDRLITDAKTLLALPQVREALVQVTQSPSPQ; this is encoded by the coding sequence GTGAGCCAGCCTGTCTACGCGCAGGCGTTGATTCCCCACTTTGTGCAAATCGACGATAAGCAGCTTGAACAAGAAGGTTTATCCCTAGCCCAGGAAGCAGCTCAGCTGGCGCAGTTTCAGCAGTACGGTCTAGCTCTATCGAGGGCACAGCTTGCCACTCAACTTGTTCCCCAAAATGCTCAAATATGGGCGCTGCTAGGTAGCCTGCATCTTCAGCTTGAGGAACCCGAACCCGCGATTGCGGCACTCCTGAAGGCAAGAACGCTCGACCCTCGCAATGCCGCTGTGTTATTTGCGATCGGCTCTGCCTATTTTCAGCAGGAAAATTATCGATCGGCGGTGCAGTATTTTCAGTCGGGGCTGCGGCTGCGTCCCAATACTGCCGGGGCACGCTTTGATCTAGGCAATGCCTATTACAAGCTCAAACAGTACGACCAGGCAATTGCTGAATACCGTAAAGCAGTCGATCTGGAGGCGGAATTCTGGCCCGCAATTAACAACATTGGGCTGGTGCTGTATGAGCGAGGCGATGTTGCTGGGGCAGTGCAGGAGTGGCAGCGGGCGATTGCGATTGATGCAAACCAGGCGGAACCTCAGCTCGCGCTGGCAGTTGCCCTTCTTGCTCAGGGACAGACCGATCAGGCAGTCCAAAAGGCAGAGGCTGCGCTGCGGTTGGACGATCGCTATGCCAACCCGGACTTTTTGCAAGAAAATCTGTGGGGCGATCGACTGATTACCGATGCGAAAACCCTGCTGGCTTTGCCGCAAGTGAGAGAGGCACTGGTACAAGTCACTCAATCCCCCTCGCCGCAGTAA
- a CDS encoding DNA-directed RNA polymerase subunit beta', with amino-acid sequence MTAEQQGNKQSTKGMLFRNRVVNKKQLKNLVAWAFTHYGTARTAVMADELKDLGFRFATRAGVSISVDDLMVPPSKRDLLEAAEEQVRDTEERYTRGEITEVERSQKVIDTWNGTSEELKDEVIRHFEASDPLNSVYMMAFSGARGNISQVRQLVGMRGLMADPQGQIIDLPIKTNFREGLTVTEYIISSYGARKGLVDTALRTADSGYLTRRLVDVSQDVIIRELDCGTERGITARSMTDGERVLIPLADRLLGRVAARDIVHPQTGEVIIPRNEPISDDMAKLVGKAKVEEVMVRSPLTCEATRSVCQACYGWSLAHATPVDMGEAVGIIAAQSIGEPGTQLTMRTFHTGGTFTGEVAPQIRASFDGIARTKPKQFRARAFRTRHGEDAQISEVNVDITVEKGDQKEVHQVPSGSIIFVRDGDTVKAGQMMVEMPSTGRVRKVTEKATKDVASDMAGEVRFADVVPEEKKDRQGNTTRIAQRGGLIWILSGEVYNLPPGAEPIVRNGDRVEPNSILAETKLVTENGGVVRIPQEAEGNKGGREIEIITASVLLDEAQVIAEAQQGREHYLIETQYGQRFSLIATPGTKVTNGQVVAELIDDRYRTQTGGIIKFSGIEVAKKGKAKQGYEVVQGGTILWIPEEAHEVNKDISLLMVEDGQYVEAGTEVVKDIFCQSSGVVEVTQKNDILREIVIKPGELHLADNPEAVMSKDKMFVNPGQEVMPGLTVDELRYVEYVESPEGPALLLRPVTEFQVPDEPSVPSQESNNEESGRSIKLRAVQRIAYKDGDRIKSVEGLDLLRTQLVLEIEKDAPQLAADIELVPDEKNADILRLQLVILESLVIRRDIAADQTQGSTNTRLLVKDGDQITPGAVVARTEILCKEAGEVRGIRDIGEAVRRLLVVRQADLVTIDTQGKAPKVQVGDLIVAGTDVAGGTKTEESGQVIAASDGEIVMRSARPYRVSGGAVLHIDDGDLVQRGDNLVLLVFERAKTGDIIQGLPRIEELLEARKPKEACVLSRRPGTAQVVYSDDESVEVKVIEADGVTTEYPLLPGQNVMVIDGQEVRAGEPLTDGPANPHEILEIFFTHSRETMGTHEASLRSLQEVQTFLVNEVQSVYNSQGIEISDKHIEVIVRQMTSKGRIEDGGDTTMLPGELVELRQIEQVNEAMSITGGAPADYVPVLLGITKASLNTDSFISAASFQETTRVLTEAAIEGKSDWLRGLKENVIIGRLIPAGTGFNAYEDNAATVEIDPIYENTLFEEDMDLSDVVLDDRTARTFEREAGFDVFPVRDRGDGDYGASYVDDDLGSVLDDGGGYDDSDDDSDDDE; translated from the coding sequence ATGACGGCAGAGCAGCAGGGAAACAAACAGTCCACCAAAGGGATGCTTTTTCGCAACCGCGTGGTGAACAAGAAGCAGCTTAAAAACCTGGTTGCCTGGGCATTTACCCACTATGGGACTGCCCGAACCGCAGTGATGGCGGACGAACTGAAGGATCTCGGATTCCGCTTTGCGACCAGAGCAGGGGTTTCAATCAGCGTAGACGACCTGATGGTTCCTCCGAGTAAGCGGGATCTGCTGGAGGCGGCAGAAGAACAGGTACGCGACACTGAAGAGCGGTACACGCGGGGCGAAATTACGGAAGTCGAGCGTTCCCAGAAGGTGATCGATACCTGGAACGGAACGAGCGAAGAATTAAAGGATGAGGTGATTCGTCACTTTGAAGCCAGCGATCCGCTCAACTCCGTGTATATGATGGCGTTCTCTGGAGCGCGAGGCAACATCTCCCAGGTGCGTCAGCTGGTGGGAATGCGCGGTCTGATGGCTGACCCGCAGGGACAGATCATCGACTTGCCGATTAAGACGAACTTCCGAGAAGGTCTGACCGTCACGGAGTACATTATTTCCTCCTACGGGGCGCGGAAAGGTCTGGTAGATACCGCCCTTCGTACAGCGGACTCTGGATACCTGACCCGCCGACTCGTAGACGTTTCCCAGGATGTGATTATTCGGGAACTCGACTGCGGCACAGAGCGGGGCATCACGGCTCGCAGCATGACGGACGGAGAGCGAGTCCTGATTCCGCTGGCGGATCGGCTACTGGGTCGGGTGGCGGCACGGGATATCGTTCATCCGCAAACGGGCGAAGTGATCATCCCCCGAAATGAGCCGATCTCGGACGATATGGCAAAGCTGGTGGGTAAGGCGAAAGTCGAAGAAGTGATGGTTCGATCGCCCCTCACCTGTGAGGCAACCCGATCGGTCTGTCAGGCTTGCTACGGCTGGAGCTTGGCACACGCAACTCCGGTGGATATGGGCGAAGCGGTGGGGATTATCGCGGCTCAGTCGATCGGGGAACCGGGAACCCAGCTCACCATGAGAACCTTCCACACCGGGGGAACCTTCACCGGGGAAGTGGCTCCGCAGATTCGCGCCAGCTTTGACGGGATTGCCAGAACCAAGCCGAAGCAGTTCCGCGCCCGCGCCTTCCGCACCCGCCACGGGGAAGATGCCCAGATTTCCGAAGTGAACGTGGATATCACGGTGGAAAAGGGCGATCAAAAGGAAGTGCATCAGGTTCCCTCTGGTTCGATCATCTTTGTGCGCGATGGCGACACGGTGAAAGCCGGACAAATGATGGTGGAAATGCCCAGTACGGGTCGCGTCCGGAAAGTGACGGAGAAAGCGACGAAGGACGTGGCTTCCGATATGGCAGGCGAAGTCCGTTTCGCGGATGTCGTCCCGGAAGAAAAGAAAGACCGTCAGGGCAACACCACCCGGATTGCGCAAAGAGGTGGTCTGATCTGGATTCTCTCTGGCGAGGTGTACAACCTGCCACCTGGTGCAGAACCCATTGTGCGGAACGGCGATCGCGTCGAGCCGAATAGCATTCTGGCGGAAACCAAGCTCGTTACCGAGAACGGCGGCGTGGTGCGGATCCCCCAGGAAGCCGAAGGCAACAAGGGCGGACGGGAAATCGAAATCATCACCGCATCCGTATTGCTGGACGAAGCTCAGGTGATTGCCGAGGCACAGCAGGGTCGGGAACATTATCTGATCGAAACCCAGTACGGTCAGCGGTTCTCCCTGATCGCCACGCCGGGAACAAAAGTCACCAACGGTCAGGTGGTTGCGGAACTGATTGACGATCGCTACCGGACACAAACCGGCGGCATCATCAAGTTCTCTGGCATTGAAGTTGCCAAGAAGGGCAAAGCGAAGCAGGGCTACGAAGTCGTTCAGGGCGGCACGATCCTCTGGATTCCCGAAGAAGCGCACGAAGTCAACAAAGATATCTCGCTGCTGATGGTGGAAGACGGTCAATACGTCGAAGCCGGAACGGAAGTTGTGAAGGATATCTTCTGTCAGAGCAGCGGTGTGGTCGAAGTGACCCAGAAGAACGACATTCTGCGCGAGATCGTGATCAAGCCCGGTGAACTGCACCTGGCAGACAATCCCGAAGCCGTAATGTCGAAAGACAAGATGTTCGTCAATCCTGGACAGGAAGTGATGCCTGGACTAACCGTGGACGAACTGCGCTACGTGGAGTACGTGGAGTCGCCCGAAGGTCCCGCCCTGCTGCTGCGTCCCGTCACGGAATTCCAGGTTCCTGATGAGCCTTCCGTGCCGAGTCAGGAATCCAACAACGAAGAGTCGGGTCGATCGATCAAGCTCCGTGCCGTTCAGCGCATCGCCTACAAGGACGGTGACCGGATCAAGTCGGTGGAAGGTCTGGATCTGCTGCGGACTCAGTTGGTGCTGGAGATCGAGAAAGATGCGCCCCAGTTGGCGGCGGATATCGAACTCGTACCGGACGAGAAGAACGCGGATATTCTGCGCCTCCAGCTCGTAATTCTGGAATCCCTGGTAATTCGTCGCGACATCGCTGCGGATCAGACCCAGGGCAGCACGAATACCCGACTGCTGGTGAAGGATGGCGATCAGATTACGCCAGGAGCGGTCGTGGCACGGACGGAAATCCTCTGTAAGGAAGCCGGAGAAGTGCGCGGCATTCGGGACATCGGAGAAGCGGTGCGTCGTCTACTCGTGGTGCGTCAGGCGGATCTGGTGACGATCGACACGCAGGGTAAGGCTCCGAAGGTTCAGGTCGGCGATCTGATCGTGGCGGGAACCGATGTGGCAGGCGGCACAAAGACCGAGGAATCGGGACAGGTGATTGCTGCCTCGGATGGCGAAATCGTAATGCGATCGGCGCGTCCGTATCGGGTGTCTGGCGGAGCCGTGCTGCACATTGACGATGGCGATCTGGTTCAGCGGGGCGACAACCTGGTGCTGCTGGTGTTCGAGCGTGCCAAGACCGGAGACATCATTCAGGGTCTACCGAGAATTGAGGAACTGCTGGAAGCCCGGAAGCCGAAGGAAGCCTGTGTGCTGTCGCGTCGTCCGGGAACGGCTCAGGTTGTGTACAGCGACGACGAATCCGTGGAAGTGAAGGTGATCGAAGCGGACGGTGTGACGACGGAATATCCGCTGCTGCCGGGACAAAACGTGATGGTAATCGACGGTCAGGAAGTCCGTGCGGGTGAACCCCTCACCGATGGTCCGGCGAACCCCCACGAAATCCTGGAGATCTTCTTTACCCACTCCCGCGAAACGATGGGAACTCACGAAGCTTCTCTGCGGAGCTTGCAGGAGGTGCAGACCTTCCTGGTGAACGAAGTGCAGTCGGTGTACAACTCCCAGGGCATCGAAATCTCCGACAAACACATCGAAGTAATCGTGCGGCAGATGACATCGAAGGGCAGAATCGAAGATGGTGGCGACACCACGATGCTCCCCGGAGAATTGGTCGAACTGCGGCAGATCGAGCAGGTGAACGAGGCAATGTCCATTACGGGTGGCGCACCTGCGGACTATGTGCCTGTGCTGCTGGGTATCACAAAGGCATCGCTGAATACGGACAGCTTTATCTCGGCTGCCAGCTTCCAGGAAACCACTCGCGTTCTCACTGAGGCGGCGATCGAAGGGAAGTCCGACTGGCTGCGCGGCTTAAAGGAAAACGTGATCATTGGTCGTCTGATTCCTGCCGGAACCGGATTCAATGCCTACGAAGACAACGCCGCAACCGTCGAAATCGATCCGATCTACGAAAACACGCTGTTTGAAGAAGATATGGATCTGAGCGATGTGGTGCTGGACGATCGGACTGCCCGCACCTTCGAGCGTGAAGCCGGATTCGATGTCTTCCCGGTACGCGATCGGGGTGACGGTGACTATGGTGCCAGCTACGTCGATGATGACCTTGGCTCTGTACTGGACGACGGGGGCGGCTACGATGACAGCGATGATGATAGCGATGATGACGAGTAA
- a CDS encoding L,D-transpeptidase, with the protein MQRIVRSQISVQQKTLLRWQGLLLSIAVPLVTIPAAVASQASEQAVASSVSGMAQARPLQAPAANPLIPQLPQSPARNLLIERLAILTTPELPALGSFDRFLPQPQPITRLVIRLGARRVYVYENDRVKTSFPVAVGRRGWETPTGSYRVLQMIQDPAWQNPFTGEVIPPGQDNPLGTRWIGFWTDGSNFIGFHGTPNEETVGTPASHGCIRMFDRDVQKLFEMVAIGTPVSVVP; encoded by the coding sequence TTGCAACGTATCGTCAGAAGCCAGATTTCAGTTCAGCAGAAAACCTTGCTCCGGTGGCAGGGTTTGTTGCTGTCGATCGCAGTTCCTTTGGTGACCATTCCTGCTGCGGTTGCTTCGCAGGCTTCCGAACAGGCGGTCGCGTCGTCGGTTTCGGGCATGGCTCAGGCTCGTCCTCTTCAGGCTCCTGCTGCCAATCCTCTTATACCCCAATTGCCTCAGTCGCCAGCTCGTAATCTGCTCATTGAGCGACTTGCAATTCTCACAACACCAGAACTCCCGGCTCTGGGTTCATTCGATCGCTTTTTGCCCCAGCCGCAGCCCATAACTCGTCTCGTGATCCGTTTGGGGGCAAGACGGGTTTACGTGTATGAAAATGATCGAGTGAAAACGAGCTTTCCGGTAGCGGTGGGCAGACGAGGCTGGGAAACGCCCACGGGCAGCTATCGCGTGCTGCAAATGATCCAAGATCCCGCATGGCAAAATCCCTTTACCGGGGAGGTCATCCCTCCAGGGCAAGACAATCCGCTGGGCACTCGCTGGATCGGCTTCTGGACAGACGGCAGCAATTTCATCGGCTTCCATGGGACTCCCAATGAGGAAACGGTAGGCACTCCAGCTTCCCACGGCTGTATTCGGATGTTCGATCGCGATGTGCAAAAGCTGTTTGAGATGGTAGCGATCGGGACTCCGGTGAGCGTGGTGCCCTAA
- a CDS encoding FAD-binding domain-containing protein yields MPRTIVWFRRDLRISDHAPLRRAALRGAVIPVFIFDRALLHHPETAPSRVAFMLECLSALDQELRDRGGKLILRYGDPVEVLPQLLRETQAEGIYAYIDYERIYGRVRDARLNRALAESDMKIRWFEPSAGTADLMTYPDYRDFWYGDMRQELIPTPTRIDVPEDISSEPIPTLAELELTADQKPIPPGGTIAARQQLQEFLAEKTDRYYWQLSYPGAEATTGLSPYIKFGAISVRECYQTAESLRSSESPKVQRSRQQLIARLRWGSGFAQRFRYLPQLELRSLYSVFDEDGWEFDEDLYQAWQEGQTGFPIVDAAARCLLATGGWKQLNFRSRAFYSSFLSNLLGMDWRYGALHFMRHLIDGDCPIDHYQWAMQAGVTHCVDKTWTRIYNPEQVAVDRCDPKGEFIKQWVPEVAHLSPAELGSPPPLKNYPRPILDYRTARQRRVKQLEQQRQKFLQQDNLIPYLATLPESIVPFGSDRFSSEVGWASLPERDLYPEAIDLEQLDPEEAKALRTWFVAHVEIQPRPRKPRRKSSRKKKDDGVIQLSFLNELV; encoded by the coding sequence ATGCCCCGCACGATCGTCTGGTTCCGTCGAGATCTTCGCATTAGCGATCATGCTCCTTTGCGGCGTGCCGCACTTCGAGGGGCAGTCATTCCTGTGTTCATCTTCGATCGCGCTCTGCTGCATCACCCGGAAACCGCGCCGTCGAGGGTGGCGTTTATGCTGGAATGCCTGTCTGCGCTGGATCAGGAGTTGCGCGATCGGGGTGGCAAACTCATTCTTCGCTATGGCGATCCGGTCGAGGTTTTACCTCAGCTTTTGCGGGAAACCCAGGCGGAAGGAATTTATGCGTATATTGACTATGAGCGAATTTACGGACGGGTTCGAGACGCAAGGCTAAACCGTGCCCTGGCAGAATCGGATATGAAAATCCGCTGGTTTGAACCTAGTGCCGGAACCGCTGACCTGATGACCTATCCCGACTATCGGGATTTCTGGTACGGCGATATGCGGCAAGAACTCATCCCCACCCCTACCCGCATCGATGTCCCGGAAGATATTTCCAGCGAGCCGATTCCAACCCTTGCGGAACTGGAACTCACCGCAGACCAGAAGCCCATTCCCCCCGGAGGCACGATCGCCGCTCGGCAACAGCTTCAGGAATTTCTGGCGGAAAAAACCGATCGCTATTACTGGCAGTTGTCCTATCCCGGCGCAGAAGCCACCACGGGACTCAGCCCCTACATTAAATTTGGGGCGATTTCGGTGCGGGAATGCTATCAGACCGCCGAATCCCTCCGCTCGTCCGAAAGTCCGAAAGTCCAGAGAAGCCGTCAGCAGTTAATTGCCCGACTGCGGTGGGGGAGTGGCTTTGCCCAGCGGTTTCGCTATTTGCCCCAGCTCGAACTGCGATCGCTCTATTCGGTCTTTGACGAGGACGGCTGGGAGTTTGACGAAGACCTTTACCAGGCATGGCAGGAAGGGCAAACCGGATTTCCGATCGTGGATGCGGCGGCACGGTGTCTGCTGGCAACAGGCGGCTGGAAGCAGCTCAATTTTCGATCGCGGGCTTTCTATTCCAGCTTTCTCAGCAATTTGCTGGGCATGGACTGGCGCTATGGTGCGCTTCACTTTATGCGTCATTTAATTGATGGCGACTGCCCGATCGATCATTACCAGTGGGCAATGCAGGCAGGGGTTACGCACTGCGTCGATAAAACCTGGACGCGCATTTACAACCCGGAGCAGGTGGCGGTCGATCGCTGTGACCCGAAAGGGGAGTTCATTAAGCAATGGGTTCCCGAAGTCGCTCACCTTTCCCCCGCTGAACTGGGTTCCCCCCCACCGCTCAAAAATTATCCGCGCCCGATTCTGGACTACCGCACGGCAAGGCAGCGTCGCGTCAAGCAGCTAGAGCAGCAGCGCCAGAAATTCCTTCAGCAGGATAATTTAATTCCCTACCTGGCAACTCTGCCAGAATCAATCGTCCCTTTTGGCAGCGATCGCTTTTCGTCCGAGGTAGGCTGGGCTTCTTTGCCGGAACGGGATTTGTACCCAGAGGCGATCGATCTGGAACAGCTTGATCCGGAGGAGGCGAAGGCATTACGCACCTGGTTTGTTGCCCACGTCGAAATCCAGCCCCGCCCAAGAAAACCACGCCGCAAATCCAGCCGTAAAAAGAAAGATGATGGCGTGATTCAGTTGAGTTTTTTGAACGAGCTGGTGTAG
- a CDS encoding peptidoglycan-binding domain-containing protein, protein METFGYLQVAEEFESSDSRELVCVQNGLNLPSVPELKVSGQMMAVVAGTAGAAAVLGLSAGEAQAFPVGLGDSGPDVTYVQNLLSNAGYFSGTATGYFGGVTQSAVINFQADNGLVADGVVGSATLSELEFRPVNPGGGSGFLSFGSSGSEVTRLQNLLNSAGYFVPVTGYFGSLTENAVINFQAANGLSVDGVAGPSTLSALEGFPEVNPDPGTGSGTVRFGDSGARVTELQNLLRSAGYFFGASTGYFGPVTEDAVLRFQSASGLAADGIAGPATFGALTGFVPVNPEPTRTLRFGDSGSAVTALQQQLINRGFLAPGLATGYFGSATEAALIAYQRSVGLVADGIYGPATANSFV, encoded by the coding sequence ATGGAGACGTTTGGATATCTCCAAGTTGCTGAAGAGTTTGAAAGCTCTGACAGTAGAGAGTTAGTTTGTGTACAGAACGGTCTGAATTTGCCTTCCGTTCCTGAACTGAAGGTGTCTGGTCAAATGATGGCAGTGGTAGCAGGTACGGCTGGCGCGGCGGCTGTGCTAGGTTTGTCCGCTGGCGAAGCTCAGGCTTTTCCGGTCGGGCTTGGCGATAGCGGTCCAGATGTGACCTACGTGCAGAATCTGCTCAGCAATGCGGGCTACTTCTCGGGGACGGCAACGGGCTACTTCGGCGGCGTTACCCAGAGTGCAGTCATCAATTTCCAGGCAGATAACGGTCTAGTTGCGGATGGCGTTGTGGGTTCAGCAACCCTCAGCGAACTTGAATTCCGCCCGGTTAATCCAGGTGGCGGTAGCGGTTTCCTCAGCTTTGGCAGCAGCGGTTCTGAAGTGACTCGTCTGCAAAACCTGCTCAACAGCGCAGGCTACTTCGTTCCGGTTACGGGCTACTTTGGTTCGCTGACTGAGAATGCAGTGATTAATTTCCAGGCAGCAAATGGATTATCTGTTGACGGCGTTGCGGGTCCATCAACCCTGAGCGCGCTGGAAGGATTTCCTGAGGTTAATCCCGATCCTGGTACGGGTAGCGGTACAGTTCGGTTCGGCGATAGCGGTGCTCGCGTCACTGAACTACAAAATCTGCTGCGGAGTGCAGGGTATTTCTTCGGGGCTTCCACGGGCTACTTTGGTCCTGTGACTGAGGATGCTGTACTTCGCTTCCAGAGCGCGAGTGGTCTGGCGGCAGATGGCATTGCAGGTCCGGCAACCTTTGGAGCATTAACGGGTTTCGTTCCGGTCAATCCTGAACCCACCCGTACTCTGCGGTTCGGCGATAGCGGTTCTGCGGTTACGGCGCTTCAGCAACAGCTGATCAACCGGGGTTTCCTGGCTCCTGGTCTGGCTACAGGCTACTTCGGCTCGGCAACGGAAGCGGCTCTGATTGCCTATCAGCGATCGGTCGGTCTGGTTGCAGATGGTATCTACGGTCCTGCAACGGCGAATTCTTTCGTCTAA
- a CDS encoding peptidoglycan-binding domain-containing protein, producing the protein MELFAQLQIAQDYEQSYAEDWVNLIDTVDRPSTPNRSVNLLQPGMHVLLAFAALWSTGLSGTATAVEEYDPGFRPGGDSTFVPVSPTNTANQTVSQITGNCASAICQAACGNNNDNSGGGGTNVVVVPPVQRPIINVTDNNFVAVRPSQPAGVFVRRGDVGPEVTRVQDLLRSAGYFHAASTGFFATLTEEGVKAFQRDRGLGVDGIVGEETLTALQGFRPVSPRPLPDPQPILVRLQIGDRGPDVVRLQIALFNLGFYRGEIDGVYAAATEQSVIALQQAYNLPISGIADSTTLARLGLTVDRVAAR; encoded by the coding sequence ATGGAACTCTTTGCCCAGCTCCAAATCGCCCAGGACTACGAGCAGTCTTATGCTGAGGATTGGGTGAATTTGATTGATACCGTCGATCGCCCCTCGACCCCCAATCGATCGGTTAATCTGCTGCAACCTGGAATGCATGTCCTGCTGGCGTTTGCTGCCCTCTGGTCTACCGGGCTGTCGGGAACGGCGACCGCAGTAGAGGAATATGACCCCGGATTTCGACCGGGTGGAGACTCAACCTTTGTGCCCGTTTCTCCAACAAATACAGCCAACCAGACGGTCAGCCAGATTACTGGGAACTGTGCCAGTGCCATCTGTCAGGCAGCCTGCGGCAACAACAATGATAATTCGGGGGGCGGCGGCACAAATGTCGTGGTAGTGCCTCCCGTTCAGCGTCCGATTATCAATGTGACGGACAACAATTTTGTAGCGGTGCGTCCGAGCCAGCCTGCGGGCGTGTTTGTGCGTCGGGGCGATGTGGGTCCAGAAGTGACGCGAGTTCAGGATCTGCTGCGGTCGGCGGGCTATTTTCATGCAGCTTCAACCGGATTCTTTGCCACCCTGACCGAGGAGGGCGTTAAGGCATTTCAGCGCGATCGCGGCTTGGGCGTCGATGGCATTGTGGGGGAAGAAACCCTGACGGCTCTGCAAGGCTTCCGTCCTGTCTCGCCCCGTCCGCTGCCCGATCCACAGCCGATTCTGGTGCGACTGCAAATTGGCGATCGCGGTCCCGATGTTGTAAGGCTGCAAATTGCCCTCTTTAACCTGGGATTCTATCGAGGAGAGATCGATGGAGTCTATGCTGCCGCTACAGAACAATCCGTGATTGCACTCCAGCAGGCATACAATCTGCCCATCAGCGGAATTGCAGATTCCACCACGTTAGCCCGTCTGGGTCTTACAGTCGATCGCGTTGCCGCTCGATAG